The following proteins are encoded in a genomic region of Oncorhynchus masou masou isolate Uvic2021 chromosome 19, UVic_Omas_1.1, whole genome shotgun sequence:
- the trmt6 gene encoding tRNA (adenine(58)-N(1))-methyltransferase non-catalytic subunit TRM6: MADNGDNDSQHRVNEGDYVVLKRGDIYKAVQIQKKKKTVFEKQWFFLDNAVGELYGTTFEVVTGGTLQPRKPKCAESSADAKEAGTDNRNILDDGKSQKLTRDDIETLKEQGLKGQEIVQQLIENSTTFRDKTEFAQEKYIKKKKKKYENSVMVLRPSCRVLAMMYHGREPGKICHLRYDTLAQMLTMGNIHAGSKVLVFETCAGLVLGAVMERMGGYGSVVQMYPGGGPVRAGMESFGFPSHFHDTLHEFPICHVNALLAGALDTEAKDIDADSRQGNGDKSNLTQTDSEKAESKECRPDTEDQCMETSTITDPAADKEREEREKLREIRGQEKKVKMEEKRKKLAAAAAVLEGRNADGLVIASRFHPCPVLLGLIKFLAPSRPFVVYSQYKEPLIECYTKLREQGGAVSLRLTDSWIRHYQVLPNRTHPVLLMSGGGGYLLSGTTVATDTPKMGPRRGEEPAAKRLKLTETTEG; the protein is encoded by the exons ATGGCGGACAATGGCGACAATGACTCCCAGCACAGAGTGAATGAGGGTGACTACGTAGTACTGAAACGGGGAGACATCTACAAAGCTGTGCAGATTCAAAAGAAAAA GAAAACAGTATTTGAAAAGCAGTGGTTCTTCCTGGACAATGCAGTGGGGGAGTTGTATGGGACCACCTTTGAAGTTGTGACTGGTGGGACACTGCAGCCACGGAAACCTAAATGCGCCGAGAGCTCTGCAG ATGCCAAGGAAGCAGGAACGGACAACCGGAACATTCTGGATGATGGGAAATCACAGAAACTCACCAGAGATGACATTGAGACCCTCAAAGAGCAGGGTCTGAAGGGACAG GAAATAGTCCAGCAGCTGATAGAGAACAGTACAACATTCAGGGACAAGACTGAGTTTGCACAGGAGAAATACatcaagaaaaaaaagaaaaa GTATGAGAACAGTGTGATGGTTCTAAGGCCCTCCTGTCGTGTCCTGGCTATGATGTACCACGGCAGAGAACCAGGGAAGATATG CCACCTGCGGTATGACACCCTTGCCCAGATGTTGACTATGGGGAATATCCATGCAGGCAGTAAGGTGCTGGTGTTTGAGACCTGTGCTGGACTGGTGCTGGGGGCTGTCATGGAGAGGATGGGAG gCTATGGGTCAGTGGTGCAGATGTACCCAGGAGGAGGCCCTGTGAGGGCGGGGATGGAGAGCTTTGGGTTCCCCTCCCACTTCCACGACACACTCCATGAGTTCCCCATCTGTCATGTCAACGCACTGCTGGCGGGGGCACTGGACACAGAGGCCAAAGACATAGACGCAG ATTCCAGACAAGGCAATGGGGACAAGTCCAACCTGACCCAGACTGACTCAGAGAAGGCAGAAAGCAAGGAGTGCCGCCCAGACACAGAGGACCAATGCATGGAGACTAGTACCATTACAGACCCTGCCgcggacaaggagagagaggagagggagaaacttagagagatcaga GGCCAGGAGAAGAAGGtgaagatggaggagaagaggaagaaattagctgctgctgctgccgtgcTGGAGGGGAGGAACGCTGATGG GTTGGTGATTGCCAGTCGGTTCCACCCCTGTCCAGTTCTACTGGGCCTCATCAAGTTCCTCGCTCCCTCCAGACCCTTTGTAGTGTACTCTCAATACAAAGAG cctcTGATAGAGTGCTATACAAAGCTCAGGGAACAAGGCGGAGCAGTCAGCCTGCGACTCACCGATTCCTGGATCAGACATTACCAG gtgttgCCTAACAGGACGCACCCCGTGCTGCTGATGAGTGGGGGCGGGGGCTACCTCCTCTCAGGGACGACCGTTGCTACGGATACGCCGAAGATGGgcccgaggagaggagaggagccagcCGCAAAGCGACTGAAACTCACAGAGACCACAGAGGGATAA
- the fermt1 gene encoding fermitin family homolog 1 encodes MVSTAEYGKTSWELSVQVDQRDGDEGMRFKLRVKGDLHIGGLMLKLVEKIKAPQDWSDHALWWDQRSCWLLKTHWTLDKYGVQADADLRYTPQHKPLCLQLPNMKMVKLTVSYSAVVFKTVAEICRALNIRRPEELSLLKPPDDPSKKKKKKDKNPALDDILDMDSISGGSGGTGSPLYSKTMVPTYDPENGTPASATSLWFGDNPLTSSQPNLPPAELSKMYQQLSMVDKAIINAGWLDSSRSLMEQGIGEDDRLQLRFKYHCFFDLNPKYDAVRITQLYEQARWSILLEEIDCTEEEMLMFASLQYHICKMTMSTEPLDFSNEPEMDEVEAALSNLEVTLEGGNTDRILEDITDVPKLADSLKLFRPKRLTLRPFKEYWFVFKDTTISYYKNKETASGEPIEQLHLRGCEVVPDVNVTDKKFGIKLLLPVADGMNEVYIRCDNETQYSKWKAACTLASKGKTMAYSSYRSEVKNIQSFLQMKSLAPPPGQAAPDLDAMEMNAECFVSPRYTKKYKTKQLTARILEAHQNIARLSLNEAKMRFIQAWQSLPEFGIKYYIVRFRGSKKDELMGISYNRLIRIDMSTGLPVTTWRFANMRQWNVNWEIRQVAIEFDQNVSIAFSCMSCDCKVVHEYIGGYIFLSTRSKDQNETLDEELFHKLTGGQE; translated from the exons ATGGTATCCACGGCAGAGTATGGCAAAACGTCGTGGGAGCTGTCGGTCCAGGTCgaccagagagatggagacgagGGCATGAGGTTTAAACTCCGAGTCAAGGGAGACCTGCACATTGGAGGACTCATGCTCAAACTGGTGGAGAAGAtca AGGCCCCACAGGACTGGTCAGACCATGCTCTGTGGTGGGACCAGAGGAGCTGTTGGCTACTGAAGACCCACTGGACCCTGGACAAGTACGGTGTCCAGGCGGACGCTGACCTGCGCTACACTCCCCAGCACAAACCCCTGTGCCTGCAGCTGCCCAACATGAAGATGGTCAAACTCACTGTCAGTTACTCTGCCGTCGTCTTCAAGACCGTCGCTGAGATCTGCAGAGCGCTCA acATCAGGAGGCCAGAGGAGCTGTCCCTGCTGAAGCCTCCAGATGACCCgtccaagaagaagaagaagaaagacaaGAACCCAGCACTGGACGACATCTTAGATATGGACAGCATCAGCGGAGGCTCTGGGGGAACAG GCAGTCCCCTGTACAGTAAGACTATGGTGCCCACCTACGACCCAGAGAACGGGACTCCTGCCTCGGCCACCAGCCTGTGGTTTGGGGACAACCCACTGacctccagccagcccaacctgCCACCTGCGGAGCTGTCCAAGATGTACCAGCAGCTGTCCATGGTGGATAAAGCCATCATCAACGCAGG GTGGCTGGACTCCTCCCGCTCCTTGATGGAACAGGGCATCGGAGAAGATGACAGACTGCAGCTACGCTTCAAATACCACTGCTTCTTCGACCTCAACCCAAag taTGATGCTGTGAGGATAACCCAGCTGTATGAGCAGGCTCGCTGGTCCATCCTACTGGAGGAGATCGACTGCACTGAGGAGGAAATGCTAATGTTCGCCTCCTTACAG TATCACATATGCAAGATGACCATGTCCACGGAACCTCTGGACTTCTCCAACGAACCAGAGATGGATGAAGTAGAGGCTGCCCTATCCAACCTAGAGGTCACACTTGAGGGAGGAAATACAGACAGAATCCTG GAAGACATAACAGACGTTCCAAAGCTGGCAGACTCCCTCAAGCTGTTCAG GCCTAAAAGACTGACGTTGCGTCCGTTTAAGGAGTACTGGTTCGTGTTTAAAGACACCACCATCTCCTACTACAAGAACAAAGAGACAGCCAGCGGAGAGCCAATAGAACAGCTGCATCTCCGAGGATGTGAGGTGGTCCCTGACGTCAACGTGACGGACAAGAAGTTTGGCATCAAACTGCTGCTCCCAGTAGCTGATGGGATGAACGAGGTCTACATCCGCTGTGACAAT GAGACACAGTATTCCAAGTGGAAGGCAGCCTGTACCCTGGCCTCCAAGGGCAAGACCATGGCTTACAGCTCCTACAG GTCGGAGGTGAAGAACATCCAGTCTTTCCTGCAGATGAAAAGTCTAGCGCCCCCTCCTGGTCAGGCTGCTCCAGACTTGGATGCCATGGAGATGAACGCTGAGTGCTTTGTCTCCCCCAGATACACCAAGAAGTACAAGACCAAACAG CTGACAGCGAGGATCCTGGAGGCCCATCAGAACATCGCCAGGCTCTCCCTCAATGAAGCTAAAATGCGCTTTATCCAGGCCTGGCAGTCCCTGCCTGAGTTTGGTATCAAATACTACATTGTCAG GTTCCGAGGCAGTAAGAAGGATGAGCTGATGGGTATCTCCTATAACCGTCTGATTCGTATTGACATGTCCACTGGCCTGCCCGTCACCACCTGGAGGTTCGCCAACATGAGACAGTGGAATGTCAACTGGGAGATCAGACAG GTGGCCATAGAGTTTGACCAGAATGTGTCGATAGCCTTCTCCTGTATGAGTTGTGACTGCAAGGTGGTCCATGAGTACATAGGAGGATACATCTTCCTCTCAACACGCTCCAAAGACCAGAACGAGACACTGGACGAGGAACTATTCCACAAACTTACTGGAGGGCAGGAATGA